In the Mycolicibacter minnesotensis genome, GGCTGTGCCGAAGACGTTGCCAGTGACCTTGACGCGGGCCAGTGAGCGGAGCACTGACATGGGCGAGTGCGACTCTGAGAGCCAGGTCGGCTGGGCGGGATTGTGGAAGGCCGCGGCCGAGACGACGTTCTTGCCTGACGCCAGCAGTTCGACTACGTCCTCGTCCGCACCCTGCAGGAGTGCAGGGGTGGTGGGAGTGTGGATCACGAGGTCGGCGTCCAGCGCGAGGATCGCCTCCTTCGACGTCGTGGCGAGGACACCCACCGGGTCGCGGCCGGCGAGTACGCCGATGTCTACTCCGTTCTTGTGCGGGCTGAATACCTTCACGCCCACTACGTCGTAGTCGGGAGAGTCCAAGGTGGCCTGCAGGGCCCGTCCGCCCATGTCGCCGGGACCCCAGATCACGACACGGATCGGTTGCTCTGCTGCCATGCCGGAAATGTAGACGCGTGGTCTGCAATAAGAAAGCCGCCCCCGAGAGGCTTTCCGCGCCAGCTGGCTCAAAGCAGCGTGATCACCCCTCGATCGCCGTCCACCCGGACACGGTCTCCGGTGCGGAGTACCTGGGTGGCCACCAGGGTATTGACCACGCAGGGCAGACCGTATTCGCGAGCCACGACCGCGCCGTGCGACACCGAGCTGCCGATGTCGGTGACCAGCGCCGCGATCACCGTGAAGTACGGCGTCCAGCCGACATCGGTGACAGGAGCGACGAGGATCTCTCCGCGCTGCACGTCGCGCGCTTCCTGTATCGACTTCGCCACGCGCACAGTTCCTTCCACGCTTCCCCGGCTGGCAGGACGTCCTTGGATCTGGCCTTCGGCGATAGTCGCGGCCCGCGCGATGATCGGTGTGGGCCGCCCGACCGACACGTCCTCGAACTCCAAGGACTGTTGGAAGTCCAGCGCATTTCGCCGCTGTACAGCGCACTGGACCAGATTTGAGATGTCAGCATCACCGACCACCCGGGGCAGCTCCGCGCGATCGAAGAAGAAGACCAGGTCGGCGTCGGGGAGGCGTCCGGAATCGGTGAGGACCTCACCCAGATGGCAGTATCCGAGCTTGAGGCGGTGTGCCATCAATGCCATCTTCGACTTTGTCTCCTCACGACCACGCGCGCCACCTCGGGCCAGGCGTGCCAGCAGCCTGAGCGTCTGCGTTCCCGGCACGTCGACGCGGTTGCGCGGCGGACTCTCGATGGTCGAGTCCCTGGCTGCCTGCAACATCACCTGCATCATCGAGCCGAGCCCCTCGGCGTCCTCGGCCCATGCCGGGTCCCGCATGCACAGTTCGCGGTAACCGCGGTGCCCGTGCCGGATCAGGAACTGGCGCAACGCCACACCGCCGGGACTGTCACCGTCACGCAAGCGAGTCAGCGCATCTGATGGGGCCGCGGCGAGGAACTGCTCGGTGCACGCGTCGTCGGCGGCGATCGTCCGCACCACGGTGTGCAGCTCGTTGACCATCATGGCGCTCTCGACGTCGCTGGCGCCCGCCATCAACCGCGCGGCCTCGGCCTGCCCCTCGCTCTCGTCGCGGCCGGCCTTGACCGCGCCGCGGACCAGATAGCTCTCCAAGACATTCGCGCCGACGGCGGCTCGTGATGAGGAGCGGACATGGACCAGCGTGACGTGGCAGTACAGCTCCACACCGATTTCCAACTGGCGCAGAATGACTGCGGCGTCGCGGCTGGTCGGAACGGGGAACGCCTCGATCTGCTGGCCGAGCCGGCGGATGGCCGGCCCGGCCGACAATGCGTGCGAAGTGAGCCGAACGGTGTTGATCAGCCTGGTGACAAAGGGTTTCGGTGGGGCGGCGACGAGTTCGTCGACCACCCGCCCGCAGATCGACATGGAGAACTGCTCGAGTGAGTTCCCGAGGATGCCCGAACTCAGGGCGGTCCCCTCGGTCATGTTGAGGAACATGTGACCGTAGAAGTAGCCGACCTGCAGCCATTGCGTGTCGTAGCTTTCTTGTGCGCGCGCCACCACCTGGATCATCTGCATCGCGTAGTCGATGGCGTGGCCCGACACCGATGCGGTGAGCGGGCAGAAGGCGCCCGGCATCATCTCGCCGATATTGCAGCGGGTGTAGACGTGCGAGGGTCCGGCCACCGGGGTGTCCATCTCGTTGAGATCGCCCGGCAGGGTGGTGATCGGTCTGGCCTGCAGCCAACGCAGTTGTCCGGCTTGGTCGATGGCCCATTCCAGATCCATCGGCTTGCCCCAGTGCCGGGCAGCCCGCAGCGCGCCGGCGCGGATCTCAGCGACCTCCGCATCGGACAGGACCGGGACCGCGCCGACATCGCGCACGGCTTGGCTGCCATCGGAGGCCAACACGAGATGGTCGGACACACCGGACCCGTCTACGAGTGCTTCTCCCAGCCCGGCGATGGCGTCGATCATCAGCAGGTCGCGGCGTCCCGTGGTCGGGTCTGCGGTGAAAACGACGCCGGCTGCGCGCGCATCGACCATCTGCTGGACCACCACATGCATGGTGATCGCGCCCGCGTCGCCGTCCTGGCCGGCGTAGGACGTGGCGCGGTCAGACCCCACCGAGGCGGCGCACCGATGGACCGCAGCGGCGAAGTCTTCTGCGGTGTCGACACCGAGCACGGTGTCGTACTGCCCCGCGAACGATTGGTCGGCGCCGTCCTCCCCGGTCGCCGAGGATCGGACGGCCACCGGGGAGGCGCCCGCGGCCTGCATGCGGGCGAAGCGGTCCGCCACGGCATCCGGAAGGGTCGACCCGCGGACCTGCGCGATGACGAAACCCGTTGGCACGGAGAAGCCGAGGCGGATCAATTCCGCGAGCCCCAGCGCCTTTCCGCCGTACCGGTCATCGGATATCTCGTCGAACTCGATGGTGGTGGTGTGCATCCGTCAGACCAACGCGTCGATGATCTCGGCCAACGGCTCGGCAGCGATAGGTCCGGGTTGGTAGAGACAGATCCGGTCGGACACCCCTTCGACCCGGTCCCGGATGTGTGCGGCGATCTCTGCCGGAGTGCCGCAGGCGGCGATGGTGTGCAGTATCTCGTCGTCGATCAGGGTGGACATCTCCTGCCAGCGCCCCTGTTTGGACATGGCGTTCAGTTGGGGCTGCAGATCTCCCCAACCATGGGCGTCCAGCACGGGCCGGTATGCGGGCGTGGAACCGTAGAACGCCAGCAGCATTCGGGTGGACGTGTGGTCCTCACCGACGGACACGATGACCTCAGGTACCACGGCGAGATCCTCGGCTGTGCGTCCGGCAGCGGCGAGGCCTTCACGTACGGCCGGCATCGTCTTCTCGTGCAGGAACCGCTTCGATCCGAAAGGCATCACCAGCAGGCCGTCGGCGACCTCGGCGGCCGCACGGGTCATCCGTGGGCCCAGCGCCCCGAGGTAGATCGGTGGGGGACCGTACGGATTGGGCCCGGGACTCAGGGTCGGCGTCATCAGCGTGTGGCGGTAGAACTCGCCGCGGAAGTCGAGGCGCTCACCCTCGTTCCAGGTGGCGAAGATTGCCCGCAGTGCGCCGACCATCTCCTTGATCCGCGCCACCGGCCGGTCGAACTCGACGCCGTACCGCTTCTCGATCTGCGCGCGGATCTGGGTTCCGAGGCCGAGGATGAAACGCCCCTCGGAGATCTCCTGCAGGTCGTTGGCCTGGTGCGCGAGCTGGATAGGGTTGCGAGGCAACGCGATCGCCACATTGGTCATCAGATCCAGGCCCTTGACCGTGGACGCCAGGACCAGGGGGGAGAAGACCTCTCGCGGTCCCTCGAAGGTGAAGACGCCGGATGCGCCGGCCTCGCGCAGCAGGGCGGCCCGCTGCACCGCATCCGTCGGGCTGAACAGAGCCGTCATCACCTTCATGACGGGGACCCGGTCAGCACGTCGGTCCAGTCGGAGAACCCGGACGGGTGATGGGGTCCGATGACGGCATGCTCGAACAGTCCCGCGCCATACTGTGTGTTTCCGTTCTCGTCGGTGCATACGGCGCGGCCGACATGGTCGATCAGACTGAACGGGGCTCGTGCCAGGGTCTCGGGATCGGTGAGATCGTAGGTGACGCGTTCAGTGGAGGGGCCGCCCTTCCAGGTTCCGTGTGCCCAGGAGGAGTCGCCGCCGTAGCCGGAGCCGAAGGCGATGGGCGCGAACAGCTTCGATTCGACATCGAGCTGAAGCCGGCCGCCGGACCGCGTCATCATCTCGATGTGCGCACCATGCGGGATCCGGGTGCCCGGTGTGTAGTGGATCGTGGCACGGACTCCGTCGAGTTGTTCGATCCTGCCGTCCGGCCAGCGCCGGGTGCAGTCATAGAGGCTGCGGTGTCCGTCTGGATCTTCTTGGATGATCAGGAAGATCTGGTAGTCGTCGAACGCAAGCGGGAGATAGAGCCACCACATTCCGTTGAACGCGGTGTCGGGTCTGCCTGCCGGTTCGGGTTCGCCGATGGGCCTGATGCCCCACGACCTGTCGCGGCTGCCCACCGAGGAGGTGTGGTCTACAACCATCCGGTCACCGTCGACGTCGATCCAGCCTTCCCAGCTGCCGAGCTGTGCGAATCGACAGGCCTGCAACGTGACGCGTCTTTCTGACTGCATCTGGTGCGGATGTTCCAAGGCCGCCGGGAACAGACCGCGCCACCGCAGGTCGGCTGAGACGCCTTCGGTTTTGGCGACGGTGAGATGCAGCTCCTGCAGCGGTTGGATGACGTCGAGTCGGTAGCCACCGACGTTCTGGTTGAGACGGTCGTCGTCGATGGCGTTGCTGAAGCGCACGGCGGTCTGGGCATTTCCACGCCGGACCAGGAAGTAGGCATCCTTCACACCCAGCCGGGGGTAATAGCCGATCCCGGTCAAGGCCATGAAACCGCCGTCTCGGTCGAGCACGTTGAAGTACGAGCGGTCGTAAAAGTTGCGGTCTGACGTGACGGGCGCGCTGATCGGCACGGGCGCCTGGTGGATCGGGTATTCGTCGAGCGGACTGAGGTGCAACAGACTCTCCCAATAACAATACGATGCGAGTTATATTGTAATTATGAGAACAGATCGCGACGGCGATGACAAGGGACCGGCCCGATCTCCTGCGGGACGGCCCCGCGACGGCAAGATCGACGCCGCCATCATCGAAGCCGCCCGAGAACTGTTGCTGGAGACGGGGTATCCGGCGTTGTCCCTGTCGGCCATTGCGGCCCGTGCGGGGACCACGACCGCTGCCATCTACCGACGATGGTCAGGCAAGGCGCAGCTGGTGCACGAGGCGATACTGCCGGCCGAGGTGATGGCCATGCCCAGTGCGTCAGGTGACCCAGGAGAAGACATCCGGGCGCTGGTGGAAGCGACGCGCATCATGTTCGACCGCCCGGAGGTTCGGGTCGCGCTACCGGCGCTGATCGCCGACACCGTCGCCGATCCGGACGTGCACGCCCGCATGACCGCGCGATTCGCCGGCAGCCTGGCCACCTTCCGGACCCGAATCGAGCCGGAGTCCGAGTTGCCCGGCGACGACCTCGAGCTCCCGTTGCTGGCCGAGGTCGTGGTGGGAGCTGCGATCTTCCGCATCATCGTGCGCCACGACGCACCGCTGGACGCAGCATGGGCCGACAACTTGACCAGGCTGATCAGTTCCGGCTGGAGTCCGCTGGCGCGGGCACAGAACTCGGCCGGATAGGGGCGTGGCGTGACGGTCAGCCCCCGCTCTCGAATGGCGGTTCACTCATGTCCGTGGTAGGCAGGTCAGGTGAATATCTCAGGTTGGCTTAAGGGAAACGGCTCCCATTCCGCGCGCCGGGCGGCTGCCGCGGGAGCATCTTTGGGGGCGTTGGCCGCCTTCGGGATGGCGCCGACCGCCCAAGCTGACTTTGACGATTTTCTCGCCGATCTGTTGGACCCGACCGCGTGGGCCACGGTGTTCGACACCGGGTCGTGGGATGGGGTGGCCGCGGGCAACTCGGTCGATCTGGCTGCCCTGTTCGATGGCGCTGACCTGCCCGGTGCGGCCATGGGCACCGATTTCGCCGACTGGTTCCAAAGCGACATCTACCTGCCGCTGCACGCCGCGATGCAGGACTGGATCGAGAGCCCGTTCGGTTCGCAGATCAATGGCCTGATCAACCCGCTGTTCGCCTTCGGTGGTGCGTGCGGCCTGGTCTGCAACGGCGTCGACGGCACCGAATCCAACGCCGACGGCGGTAACGGCGGCTGGATCTTCGGTGACGGCGGCGATGGTTGGAACAGCACCCAAGACGGTGTCGCGGGCGGCAATGGTGGTGATGCGGGCTGGCTGGGCAATGGTGGTGCCGGGGGTTACGGCGGCGACGGTGCCGACGGCGGCCTCGGTGGGGCCGCGAACTGGATCGGCAACGGTGGTTTCGGCGGTAACGGCGGGACCGGCCTGGACGGCCTCTACGCCGGACACGGCGGCAACGGCGGCGCCGGCGGTCGTGGCGGAATGTTGTTCAGCACCAACGGTGATGGCGGCAACGGTGGTGATGGCGGCAATTCGGTCGGCTTCGGCGGGACCGGTGGTGCCGGGGGCGACGGAGGCACCAGCGGTCGCGCCCCGGGTGTGTTGGCTATCGGTGGTATCGGCGGCAATGGCGGAAACGGTGGTACCGGCGGGAGCACTGATGGAGTCGCCAGCACCGCAGGTAACGGCGGCGCCGGTGGTGGCGGCAACCAATCAAGCTATTGGACAAGTAGTTACGCCGGAAACGGTGGCAATGGCGGTGACGGTGGTATCGCTACCGGGGCCGGCAGCACCGCTGGTGATGGCGGCATCGGCGGCCGGGGTGGTCTCTTCGCTGTTGGCCTGGGAAATGTTGACGGCGGTGTCGGTGGCAATGGGGGTAATGGCGGCGCAGCGTTCGGTGACAACAGCACCGCCGGCAACGGTGGTGACGGTGGCCTGGGCGGTGCCGGTAGTGCCATGACGGGCGGTCGCGACGGTGGTGTCGGTGGCAACGGTGGCGATGGCGGCGCAGCGATCGGTGACAACAGCGCCGCCGGTAACGGGGGCACTGGCGGTGGCGGCGGCGTTGGCAGTGCCCTGGGTAGCGGGCGTGATGGCGGCGCTGGTGGCGTCGGTGGCAACGGTGGCTCGGCAACGGGTCTCGGGAGCACCGCCGGTAATGGTGGTGACGGTGGTAGCGGTGGCATCGGCAGCGTCCTGAGCAACGGCCGCGACGGTGGTGCGGGTGGAAAGGGCGGGTCTGGCGGTGACGCCAGCGGCGTCGACAGTGTCGCCGGGTCTGGGGGTAACGGTGGCGCCGGTGGCATGAGCAGTGCTTTGGGCGGTGGCCGCAGCGGCGGGACTGGCGGCCAGGGCGGTAACGGTGGCGGTGGCACTGACGGCGGGACCGCCAGCCACGGCGGCGCCGGCGGCATCGGCGGCAGCTCCGGGCTGGGTACCACAGGGCAGGGTGGCAAGGGTGGCGTCGGCGGTAACGGCGGGTCCAGTGACGGCGGTGCCGGAGGCGCGGGCGGCCAGGGCGGCGAGGGGAGCAGCGCCGCCGGAGTGTTCCGCGCCGGCGGTGGTGGAGGCGGTGGCGGTGGTGCCGGTACCGCAGGTCAGGGCGGTGACGGCGGCAACGGCGGTAACGGCGGTATCGGAACTAAGACCGGGGCCAGTGATTTCGGCGGAACCGGAGGTATCGGCGGGACAGGCGGGAGCGCCGACGGCGGTATCGGCGGTGTGGGCGGCAATGGCGGCAACGGCGGCTCCAACTCGCTGGGAGCCCCGGGCGGTACCGGAGGCAATGGTGGAGATGGCGGCCAGGTCGGCCCTAATGGCAACGGTTCCGGCGGCAATGGCGGCAACGGTGGATGGAGCTTCCAGGAACCGGGCGGCAAGGGTGGCAACGGCGGTGCCGACGGAACGCCCGGGACACCGGGGGCTGACGGCGCAGTTGGCCCGGATCCACTCGCCTGAGCGGTAGTTCGGGGCTGACCGCGGTCGGTTCGGTGCTCAATCGAATGGAGAATCCCCTTGCTGCAGCTTTCGTGGCGGCTCACGACAGCCCTCGCACTGCTTTTCAGCATCGCCCTGCCCGCCGCACCACCCGCGGCCGCCATGGCGATCCTGGGCGGCGGGGCCGTCATCGTGGTCGACGGCACCAACTACTGCACCCTGACCACCATCGGACACGACCGGGCCGGTGACATCGTCGGCTTCACCGCAGCCCAGTGCGGCGGACCGGGGGCCCCGGTGGCCGCGGCGGGTTCCGACGACATCATCGGGACCGTGGTCGCCGTCAATCCCGACCTGCGCTACGCGGTGATCAAGTTCGACGAGCCCGATCTCATCCCGGTATCGGACTACCTCGGCGTCGTGATCAACGGGATCGGCCCCGACCCGCAATACGATGCGCTGGTGTGCAAATGGGGACCGACCACCCCCGGAATTTGCAACCGCATCATCTCCGCAAGCTGGCCGCGAACGACCATGCGGGAGCACTTCGACCCCGGTGATCCGGGGGCCCCGGTCACCATGGACGGGCTGCTGGTCGGCATGGTCTACGGATTCGGAGTGAGCCCAGGCACGAAGTACCGGGCCCCGGGAACAATGACGTACCTGACCAAGTTCGCCGCGATCCTCGACGACGTCAACGCCGGCAACGGCCCGGGCAGCGGATTCGTCCCGATCGGAAGCTGATCGCCGCAGCGGCGCTCGTCAGATCGGCATGCGGTAGCCGAAGTACTCGTGGTCCTCGTTGTAGCCGCCCTGGCCCTTGCCGATATGGGCGAAGCTCTCCACGAATTCGATCGACTCGATCCACTTGACCTGTTTGAAGCCCAATTCGACCTCGTTGCGCAGCCGCAAAGGCGCGCCGTGGGTTTCGGTGAGCGGCTCGCCGTTCATCTCATAGGCCAGCAGCGCCTTCGGGTGTCGCATGTGTTCGATCTTGTGACAGTCGTAGTAGCGGCCACCGCCGGGCTCGGAACCGTCAGCCATCGAGGTGAACACCACCCACCGCGCCGACGGCAACGGCGTCACGACGCGCAGGATGTCGGCCATCCGGACGCCTCCCCACTTGGCGATGCCTGACCATCCCTGGATGCAGTAGTGCTGGGTGATCTGTTCGTGTTTGTCCATGTCCAGCAGATCCGCGTAGGTGAACTCCGTGGGCTTTTCGACTAGACCACTGACCCGCAGGCGGTAGTCCACCCAGTTCCCCGATTGAAGGGTCCGGTAGTGCTCGGAGTTCGGCAGCGTCCCATTGGGCCAGAAGTAGGGGGAGATGTCCTTCTCGGAATACTCGGCGTCGGGGTTGAACCACTCCATGAGTCCCTTGATCCAACCGACAGAGGATCGGCCCACCTTCTGAATCACCCGCGGATAGCGCAACGTGACCGGCGAGGCCAGCAGCCACAGCACCACGATCACCGCCATGGCCACCAGGTAGGCCGCCAGCGCCCAGTACGAGTCGGTGTCGGTGCCGAAGACGATGTGGTTGAGGTTTTCGACCAGTCCGGTGGTGAACACCATCGCGGTGTGCACGGCGATGAAGAACACCATCCACGCCAGCACCCCGAAGTGGATCGAACGTGCCACCTGCCGGTTGGCCGGCCCGCTGCCTAGCCCGAAGCGCGCCGCTATCGCCGGGGCCTGAAGCAGGCCAGTGACGAATGCCATTGGTGCGAACACGAAGACGGTGAGGAAATAGGCAATCAGTTGCAGGCTGTTGTAGGCGACGAAGCCGTCGTTGGCCGGGAAATCCAGCGACAGGTATTGGACCATGGTGGACGCGGCGTTGGGGAGCACATCCCACGACTGCGGGACGATGCGGCGCCATTGGCCGGTCGCGAACAGCAGCACGTAGAAGGCGATGCCATTGAGCAGCCATAGCCCGTCAAAGGTGAAGTGCCACCAGCGTGCCAGTCCGATGGTGTGTCGGGTTCCGGGAAGGCCCAGCCACCGCGGTAGCGATACCGAATCGTCCTTGGCGGTCCATGCTTGAGCGGGCTCGGACGGGTTGAGCCGCTCCGGTGGCACCGGGCCGCGCAGCCGCAGCCACGCCGTTCCCGGAGTACTGCCGGAGTTGAGGTACAGCCGCGGATGGTCGGCCAGGATCTGCAACCCCGCCCGAATGATGAACATCATGAACACGATGTTGAACAGGTGTGACCAGCGCAGCCAGGCCGGAAAGCCGGTTGGCTCTGCGGCATCGGTGGCCGGCGTGCCCGGGTAGCGCGCGATGAAATGTTGCATCCAGTCGAACTGGCGCAGGTGCTGAGCGATGGCCACCGCGACCACCAGCGCTGCTATGGCCAGTGGCACCAGCCATAGCGTGCTGATCCACCGACGGCCGATCCGGATCGAGGGGATGCGGGCGGGCTCGTCGGCGATCCCGCCGGCCCACTCGCCCATGCGGACAACCTCGCCGAAGTGCTCGGTGTGGTCGATGGCTTCACGTTTTGCTGCGTTTGGGCCCACGGCCCCAGTGTATTTGGTGGACCGTCGTCGTAAGGGCAGTTAACCGGCCACGGCCGAAGTAGCCGCCACCGAAACCCAGGTGTTGTTCACCGCGGCGGTCCCGGTGAAGGTGTCCACCCGCTGCGGATCGTGCAGGTCGTTGACGTTGGCACCGGGCAGCGCGTCCGCGTGCCGCCAGCCGGTGTTGCGGTGCCCCCAGCCATGGGGGACCGAGACGGTTCCGGGTCGCATGTCGTCGCTGATGTGCAGCGGAACGGCGATCTTGCCGATGTCGGAAGTGACCTCGACCGTGTCGCCCTCGGTCAGTCCGCGCAGCTTCGCGTCCTCCGAATGCATGTGCAGCGTGCACTGGTTGGAGCCGCTGGTCATCGACGGCACATTGTGCAGCCAGGAGTTGTTGCTGCGCAGCTGCCGTCGCCCGATGAGCTGAAGGTCATAGCCAGTCGGCGGGCTGGCGGGCCCCTTGAGCAGTGCGGCTGCCGCGGCGATGAACTCCTCGGGCGCCAGGTGGGCCTTGCGGTCGCGGGTGCCGATCACTTCACGCAGCCGGGGGCGCAGCGGCCCGAGGTCCAGTCCGCCTGCACTGGCGCGCAGCTTGCGCAGGGTGATGCCCTTGCGGCCCTTGCGGATCCAGCCGTAGGGTCCCGTCGCCATGGAGATGGCCGCTAGGCGCAGCGGACTGACGGCGGAGATCGCCCGAGCGCGCACCGGTGCGACAACCGCGCGCAGCGGCGCCGGCAGCAGCTCCAGCATGAGTCGGCTCAGGATCTCCCAGTCGTCTTTGACCCCGGCCGGTGGCTCGAAGGTGCGGTGTTGGTACCGAATGTTGTTGTGCACGCTGAAAACCGGCAGCAGCAGTCCGACGTCCTCGCGCTCCAGCGGGGAGGCCGGCGGCAAGATGTAGTCGGCGTGCCTGCTGGTTTCGGTGATGTACATGTCTATGGCCACATACAGGTCCAGCGACGCCATCGCCTGGTCCAGGCGGCCCTTCTGTGGGATCGAGGACACCGGGTTGCCGGCGCAGGTGATCATCGCTTTGATCTGGCCCTCGCCGGCGGTCAGAATCTCATCGGCCATGACCACCGCGGGAAGCTCGCCCCGGAAGGACTTGTAGTGCCCTGAGCGGTCGGTCCACGCTCCGTATCCCGCCGGAATGTACTTCGCCACCCGGGGCACATCGGCCGCCGGCGTGGAGAACATGGTGCCGCCGGCGCGGTCGAGGTTGCCGGTGACGGCGTTGATCACCATGACCAGCCAGCTCACCAGCGTCCCGGTCTCCTGGTGGCAGATACCGATGCGGCAGTAGAGGGCGGCCGACTCCGCGGCGGCATGGTCACGGGCCAGCGTGTAGATGGTCTCGGCGTCGACACCGGCGCGCTCGGCCACGGCCTCGGGGCTGGCGTTGGCCACCAGCCGGCGCAACTGCGGCAATCCCACCGCTTGGCGGGCAAGGGCCGCGGTGTCGCAGAGGTTCTCGTTGATCAGGACATGCAGCATGCCCAGCAGTAGATACAGGTCGCCCCCGGGACGCACCGCGATGTGGGTGTCGGCCAGCTTTGCCGTCTCAGTGCGCCGCGGGTCGATCACGACGACCGTGCCGCCGCGCTCACGGACCGCTTTGATGCGCCGCTTGGCCCCGGGCATCACCGACAGCGATCCGTTGGACACGGCCGGATTGGCGCCCAGGATCACCAGGCGCTGGGTCCGGTCGATATCGGTGATCGGGATCAGCACGTTGGAGCCGAACACCTTCCAGGCCGCGAACTCGTGCGGCATCTGATCGATGCTCGACGCGGAGAAGAAGTTCGGCGTCATCAGCGCCGCGCGCAGCAGCAGGCCGTAGATCGCCGCGGAACTGTGCGCGGCAGGGTTACCGAGGTACATGCCCACGGCCTGCTTGCCGTGCTCCTTGCGAATCCGGCGCAGCCGGCGGCCGATATCGGTGAAGGCTTCTTCCCAGCCCACGGGTTCAAAGGCATCGCCGACGCGCCGCATCGGTGTCCGCAGGCGGTCGGGGTCCTCGTGCAGCCCACCCATCGCGGTCGACTTGGGGCAGATGTAACCGTGCGAGAAGACGTCGTCGGGATTGCCTTCGATGCGACTGACCTTGCCGTCAGTGACCGTGACCCGGATGCCGCAATGCGCCTCGCACAGCGTGCACTGGCCGGCGTGGGTGGTGCTGGTGCCGTTGGCCTGGCTGCCGCGGGGACCCGACAGGGGCAGGTCGACCGTTGTCATAGGTGTCTCCCTATTCGCGAGGTGGGCGTGGGTGCGCCCGATCGAATTCTGGCACCGCGGCCACCCGCACACCATGTATTGAGTCGACAGAACCTCAGGGCCTTTCTTGACCCGCGTGCGGTGATTGACCCGAATCCGGACTGCCCCTAAACTCCCATACTGATAACGCATGTTGTCAGATATGGTCAACGATGACGTGGGAGTGCGCGCGCATGAGTCAAGAAATGTCGGACACCTGCCCGGCAGCCGACCAGACGCCGATCGCGGCGGGCTGTCCCGTCAGCAACAGCGGCTACGACTCACCCCCGGTACCACTGGGCCCGGACTCCTTGACCTGG is a window encoding:
- a CDS encoding molybdopterin-dependent oxidoreductase, which translates into the protein MTTVDLPLSGPRGSQANGTSTTHAGQCTLCEAHCGIRVTVTDGKVSRIEGNPDDVFSHGYICPKSTAMGGLHEDPDRLRTPMRRVGDAFEPVGWEEAFTDIGRRLRRIRKEHGKQAVGMYLGNPAAHSSAAIYGLLLRAALMTPNFFSASSIDQMPHEFAAWKVFGSNVLIPITDIDRTQRLVILGANPAVSNGSLSVMPGAKRRIKAVRERGGTVVVIDPRRTETAKLADTHIAVRPGGDLYLLLGMLHVLINENLCDTAALARQAVGLPQLRRLVANASPEAVAERAGVDAETIYTLARDHAAAESAALYCRIGICHQETGTLVSWLVMVINAVTGNLDRAGGTMFSTPAADVPRVAKYIPAGYGAWTDRSGHYKSFRGELPAVVMADEILTAGEGQIKAMITCAGNPVSSIPQKGRLDQAMASLDLYVAIDMYITETSRHADYILPPASPLEREDVGLLLPVFSVHNNIRYQHRTFEPPAGVKDDWEILSRLMLELLPAPLRAVVAPVRARAISAVSPLRLAAISMATGPYGWIRKGRKGITLRKLRASAGGLDLGPLRPRLREVIGTRDRKAHLAPEEFIAAAAALLKGPASPPTGYDLQLIGRRQLRSNNSWLHNVPSMTSGSNQCTLHMHSEDAKLRGLTEGDTVEVTSDIGKIAVPLHISDDMRPGTVSVPHGWGHRNTGWRHADALPGANVNDLHDPQRVDTFTGTAAVNNTWVSVAATSAVAG
- a CDS encoding molybdopterin-dependent oxidoreductase, yielding MGEWAGGIADEPARIPSIRIGRRWISTLWLVPLAIAALVVAVAIAQHLRQFDWMQHFIARYPGTPATDAAEPTGFPAWLRWSHLFNIVFMMFIIRAGLQILADHPRLYLNSGSTPGTAWLRLRGPVPPERLNPSEPAQAWTAKDDSVSLPRWLGLPGTRHTIGLARWWHFTFDGLWLLNGIAFYVLLFATGQWRRIVPQSWDVLPNAASTMVQYLSLDFPANDGFVAYNSLQLIAYFLTVFVFAPMAFVTGLLQAPAIAARFGLGSGPANRQVARSIHFGVLAWMVFFIAVHTAMVFTTGLVENLNHIVFGTDTDSYWALAAYLVAMAVIVVLWLLASPVTLRYPRVIQKVGRSSVGWIKGLMEWFNPDAEYSEKDISPYFWPNGTLPNSEHYRTLQSGNWVDYRLRVSGLVEKPTEFTYADLLDMDKHEQITQHYCIQGWSGIAKWGGVRMADILRVVTPLPSARWVVFTSMADGSEPGGGRYYDCHKIEHMRHPKALLAYEMNGEPLTETHGAPLRLRNEVELGFKQVKWIESIEFVESFAHIGKGQGGYNEDHEYFGYRMPI